The stretch of DNA AAAGtatcttgtttttttcttcataataaAGGCATTCAGCATTTTCCAGGAATAAAAATTAGACTGCACTAGCATAGTTTCTCAGATGTCTCAGGGCAGAATTTTGCAGTTTATAAACAGAgtaggaaaataaaaaatacacttgAGAAAAAGAAGACAGCAACATTAGTGTCCTCATAGCTGCTGAATAACAAAGTTGGGCATTTATTGATTTACTGTGATGTTGATTTTAGGACAATTTATTGAAGGTTGGAGCAAAATGAGTGCTCTTTTCTTACGGAAAAAATGAACCAGcacaaattataataatattgctCTCTATCTAGGTATTTAGATATTTTCTAATAATATTTTCTAATCATTATTTCATACAATTTCATATTCATGTACAAAAGAAGAGTCTTATACGAGTTGTTTTCACACTAGTGTGGGTACAATGTTTGCGTTTGGGTGATGTGTGTATGgcaggtgtgtgttggtgctgtAGGAAAGTAGGGGCCCTGGTGGTAGTGTAAAGGctcccacacactcatcctgagCCATGGGTGGGACTAATTCAGGATAAAACTCCGCCCCCACACTCTTCTTCCCCTTCTTGTTCCTACTGGACACTTTACGGTTCCGTGTCTGTATCCCATCCTTCTTCATAGTCAGTGGCCTGTTCACCtatagatttattttaaaaatgttatttatatattaacatcattttaaaacacattatgTGGAAAGAAGTTTATCTCTGTGATTATAGTCAGACGATATTTGTCAAGGATTTACATCACGTCAAGACGTTGCAAATGGATGTAATTATGTTGTTGTGTAGTTTTACATGCATAAGTACACTTTAAAGGACTACATTTGAGGTTCAGTCAGGATTAACAATGAATACTGGGTTGATACTTACATTGTGCAGTTTGAAGTAAAGTCCACAAGCGTTACACACAGGCTCCCCGTTAGTGTTGCGACGCCACAGTGTAGTGGTGCTCGTCTGACAGTTTGCGCACTGCGTCCCAGCTCGCTTGCTCACAATCTAATGGCACAGACGTGGTTTTTGAAATGGCTTCCAATACATTTGTTGATTTAAATAGACCAAAGTATACAATGTCCTGACAGAATccataaaaatatgtatatttcaaataaatattctCAATATTCCATGTCATTTGAAGCTAGTGTCAGGCAATAATCAGCTATTCCTTTACACTCAGATACTTAAACCTTTTACTGTAGTCTGCCAACATACCAGTCTTTTCTTGGGTCTGATGAGTGGTCGGTTTTGGCCATTCATTTTGTGATAAAGGCCACAGGCATTACAGAGATAATGCCCCGTCCCATCCCGCCTCCACAGAGGAGTGGCTGTGGCTCcacaattcacacactcacgagCATCTGTCCCAGAACACAAAGTTACTCAGAGCTCATTTTTGCATCTATCACTGATGTGTATTCAACtgtaaatgtctttttttatattaaaatcttAGTCCGTCAACATGGGTCTCTGCACTCAACCACAGAAGATGCAAATGGTGGAATATAAAGTAAAATGTAACTATAACTATAATTTGTGAAATTTTAATTCTCTTGATTCTTTATGTCACTGACAAGTACAAAGAAATTCTTTTACTGTCCAacgtatttttattatttttgttttaaaatatgaaaaagggTGCAATTccttcaacacaaacacatttgaaaCAAGGGAATGTTTCCATTGGGACACACCGCCTTGTAATTACACcgtttaattattttagaacTGCTGATATatttgcaagtggaattttAGCAGATTCTTGTTTTCTTCAAGACAAACTGTTTTTTGATTTctctctttatgatgtgccataCATTTTCCACACGAGGCAGATCTCGAGTCAAGCACTCTGTTTTATTAAGCACTGTTGTTGTAGCtcatgcagaatgaggcctggttgtgtcttgctgaaataaacatgtacatcctaaaaaaaaatatgttgctTTATGGCGGCAGATGTCTCTTTAAAATCCCAGTATTCACCTCTGTGTAAAAGGTACATTCATTCAAATTCAAGGTCACCTATGGTTTGTTTCACAACAACCTGAATATTCTGTGATCTTAGTGTGTTGCAGGTAGctatatttatgaaatattatCCTATTTATTagccaaaacaataaaattaattgattcattcattgtctgtaacccttgtccagtttAGTCGCAGTAGAACTAAGAACACAGGTTATTACTAGGAGAGTGGTTTTACAATTATAATGTATAAACAAGGGTTTTTTGGgggtttttaaatacatattttaaactatACGACAGTAAACAGGAAAGTACCAGGTCAAGCATGAAGTTACATTCATGATAAAAAATATCTGTTGGGTCTGTGTTCCTTTTGGATCATTTGATATTCATtttgaaaactgaaaatgtgaaaCCCATTTCCGATTTGTAAACAGAACATCGCTGTGGCTGTGATCAAGGAGACGTGCTCTGTGTTCACTTTCACCTGTTCCTACTGCTCTCTCTGTTATGTTTCTCAGCAGGACAGCCCTAGAACTACACTCTGAAATCCTTTTACACAAAGCAAAAAGAACCCTCCACAGTATTCGCCGCTGTGTCGCAGGATTCTCAAGaagaatggggggggggggggggtcttccCTTAGTAGTGTGAGGAgattttggtttaaaatgttttcGCATTGCCTTAAAACGCCTCTTTTTTCCTCACAGTCCTGCAACATGGGCCAGATACTGTTCAGAAAATCCAATGTTATGATCAGAGTTTGGTTCTAAAACCGCGGTGCTGAGCAGTGTCTCTTCACACTGAGAGCAGAGGAATGCAAAGTAAACAGAGATAGTGTCTTTGAGCATCTGGAATCAAAACTCGTGTGACTGTCACAAGAAGTTGCGTTTGCTGTAGTATCGTAGTTGTGCACACTTATATATGTGTAAATACATGACTTGTGGCTCCTAGTtgtaatgtgtttttgtactggcGCTTCATGTCTGATAGATTCGCCACCCCTGGTCTCATTAAATACGATTAGATAGGATTATATGGTTAAATTTAGTGCAAAATTGCCCCAAGGTGTGAGGTGACTGTGCAAGTGAGTAGTATGTGTAGCACATGTGACACCATGCAGTGGACTGGTGCCCTACGCTTCTTTGTGCTGTTGCACTCTGATGTGTGTGAGCCTTTACACCAACCAGGTGGATGCTGCACTGTGTTTTAAAGAACCTTCTCTGTATTTTCCAAAAATTGTTAGTATTTCTATATTCAAAAATCAAAAACGTTGTAACTGTGCTAACTCACCTGGAGGAGAGAGTCtgattttatttctcatttttgGTGAAAATGATGGGGGGTTAATCCAGGCCCCTGCAGTGGAGTACAGTGCAGTCGATCCATAATCTTGGGGCATTGGCATGTAGGAGCTGTAGGGgctcagcatgtgtgtgtgtgtgtgaggaggagagtACACACCACTGGTGGAGGAACCCAGATTCAGAAAAGTCCCCCCGGTTCCACCCAAGGGACTCAGACGCTCAGATTTTAGGGCATCTTTACAGTCTTGGCCAGGAGATGGAAAGGAGGAGGGGCTAGTGTTGTAAAAACCTGGGGCTGGAGGTGGTGTGTGGGAATGTAAGTGGGGTTTGGGGAAAGAGCTGGATGCCCAGGTTGTGGAAGGACTGCTGCAGGTCAGTGAATGACATCCTGAATTGTCTAGCCATGGAAGATTCCCAAGAAGTGAAGATGTGTAAACTTGACGCACTgagcataaacacacaaaatagaTTTAGTTCACATTGCTATCCCAATCAAATCTCATATCTCAAATAAAAAACTAGCATTTTTAAATTTCTATTGGTCGTTTATTATGAAATGCTTCAAAAAATGGAACACAGACAAAAATTAGTAAAGAAAATTAGCCTTAATCAAAAAGCGTATTCTtaa from Hoplias malabaricus isolate fHopMal1 chromosome 5, fHopMal1.hap1, whole genome shotgun sequence encodes:
- the gata1a gene encoding GATA binding protein 1a yields the protein MENPSDSRWVTPSLVSSDPLASFPGESSLLQATEEEEPFYSSETNYSLPTYFSSGQNRTQSSYRHSPVRQVYTSSLLGNLPWLDNSGCHSLTCSSPSTTWASSSFPKPHLHSHTPPPAPGFYNTSPSSFPSPGQDCKDALKSERLSPLGGTGGTFLNLGSSTSGVYSPPHTHTHMLSPYSSYMPMPQDYGSTALYSTAGAWINPPSFSPKMRNKIRLSPPDARECVNCGATATPLWRRDGTGHYLCNACGLYHKMNGQNRPLIRPKKRLIVSKRAGTQCANCQTSTTTLWRRNTNGEPVCNACGLYFKLHNVNRPLTMKKDGIQTRNRKVSSRNKKGKKSVGAEFYPELVPPMAQDECVGAFTLPPGPLLSYSTNTHLPYTHHPNANIVPTLV